In the genome of Dermacentor silvarum isolate Dsil-2018 chromosome 1, BIME_Dsil_1.4, whole genome shotgun sequence, one region contains:
- the LOC119436127 gene encoding transmembrane protein 42-like, which translates to MRAMTLSLLSGFLAALASLCGKLSMASGETASVCQVVFSHWVSGPSAHYLCENLITVIRVVFFFLMIACNAVMWTVFTKALRLCTTTLEAAVTNTASNFFFTAIFGQTLFGEQLTLLWWLGTVMILFGLLLMHQANVETKATHTVRGPVRQKIS; encoded by the exons ATGAGGGCAATGACTCTCTCGCTCCTGTCTGGTTTCCTTGCTGCCCTTGCTTCCCTGTGCGGGAAGTTATCGATGGCTAGTGGGGAAACTGCAAGTGTTTGCCAAGTTGTCTTCTCACATTGGGTGTCTGGCCCGTCAGCACATTACCTCTGCGAAAAT CTCATCACGGTTATACGAGTTGTATTTTTCTTCCTAATGATCgcctgcaatgctgtcatgtggACTGTATTTACAAAGGCATTACGTCTTTGCACTACGACCTTGGAGGCTGCAGTGACCAACACGGCATCGAACTTTTTCTTCACC GCTATTTTTGGCCAGACCTTGTTTGGTGAACAGCTCACACTCCTCTGGTGGCTTGGCACTGTGATGATTCTCTTTGGCCTGCTGCTGATGCACCAGGCAAATGTGGAGACCAAAGCAACCCACACAGTGCGAGGGCCTGTTCGCCAGAAGATCAGCTGA